In Vibrio coralliilyticus, the following are encoded in one genomic region:
- a CDS encoding urate hydroxylase PuuD, which translates to MDPHITEWLNLAIRWVHMIVGIAWIGASFYFVWLENNLNRVNPKTGLSGDLWAIHGGGIYHLEKYKLAPPEMPEHLHWFKWEAYFTWITGVLLLAVVYYLNAEIYLIAPGSGLSSTTAIAIGVGVLVAGWFIYDLLCDSPLGKTPMLLGLVLFVLLVGATYGLAQVFSGRGAYIHVGAIIGTIMVGNVFRVIMPAQRNLVSAIEENREPDPALPAKGLLRSRHNNYLTLPVLFIMISNHFPSTYGSEYNWAILAGLAIFSILVRHYFNTRHGSQKFAWTIPVAALGMITLAFVTSPYASRPAAPVAKAPVVQQQAAPVAEAATTEASETVSASTNEQAPQEQAAPATGGVSFAEVNKVIQERCSVCHSATPTHAAFAVAPAGVVLDTPEEILTNVPRIISQSVATKVMPLGNLTQMTDEERSLIGVWVEQGAVIQ; encoded by the coding sequence ATGGATCCACATATCACGGAGTGGTTGAATCTGGCGATTCGCTGGGTTCACATGATAGTCGGGATCGCCTGGATTGGCGCATCGTTTTACTTTGTTTGGTTGGAGAATAACCTAAACCGCGTTAACCCGAAAACTGGCCTGTCAGGCGACTTGTGGGCAATTCATGGCGGTGGTATCTACCACCTTGAAAAGTACAAGCTTGCGCCACCGGAAATGCCAGAGCACCTGCACTGGTTTAAATGGGAAGCATACTTCACTTGGATTACCGGTGTGTTGCTACTGGCGGTTGTTTATTACCTCAACGCAGAAATCTATCTGATTGCACCAGGCTCTGGCCTGTCATCTACTACTGCTATTGCGATTGGTGTGGGTGTGTTAGTCGCGGGTTGGTTCATTTACGATCTCTTGTGTGATTCGCCTTTAGGCAAAACCCCAATGTTGCTGGGACTGGTTCTGTTTGTGCTGCTTGTTGGTGCGACCTACGGACTGGCTCAGGTCTTCAGTGGTCGTGGTGCTTACATCCACGTTGGTGCCATCATAGGTACTATCATGGTGGGTAACGTTTTCCGCGTTATCATGCCAGCGCAGCGCAATCTGGTGAGTGCGATTGAAGAAAATCGCGAACCGGATCCGGCACTGCCAGCGAAAGGCTTACTGCGTTCTCGCCACAATAACTATCTAACATTGCCTGTTCTGTTCATCATGATCAGTAACCACTTCCCGAGCACTTACGGTTCGGAATACAACTGGGCGATTCTAGCAGGTCTGGCGATCTTCAGTATCCTAGTACGACACTACTTCAACACACGTCATGGCAGTCAGAAATTTGCTTGGACGATCCCTGTGGCGGCTTTGGGTATGATCACGTTGGCGTTTGTGACTTCTCCTTATGCGAGCCGACCAGCGGCGCCAGTGGCGAAAGCACCGGTCGTACAACAGCAGGCTGCACCTGTTGCTGAAGCCGCAACAACAGAAGCAAGTGAAACCGTATCGGCATCAACCAATGAGCAGGCTCCTCAGGAGCAAGCAGCACCTGCAACAGGTGGTGTCAGCTTTGCCGAAGTGAACAAGGTCATTCAGGAGCGTTGCTCTGTATGTCACTCTGCCACGCCAACGCACGCAGCATTTGCGGTTGCGCCAGCCGGAGTGGTACTGGATACCCCTGAAGAGATCTTAACGAACGTTCCACGCATCATTTCTCAGTCCGTTGCGACTAAAGTGATGCCGCTGGGCAACCTTACTCAGATGACTGATGAGGAACGATCCCTTATCGGAGTTTGGGTGGAACAAGGTGCAGTTATCCAATAA
- a CDS encoding ureidoglycolate lyase, translating to MSNGIRRLKIEPLTKETFAEFGDVIEVENSDYFMINNGSTRRYHKLASTDVQDQGGEAIISIFQATPLSYPLTIKMLERHPLGSQAFVPLLGQPYLIVVAPKGDDPQLSQSRAFISNGRQGVNYHKGVWHHPVLALTERDQFLIVDRGGEGHNCDEVFFDTDLVSLHLEDIPGNNSTDEEQRMDKRCNAGTDHQRVPL from the coding sequence ATGAGTAATGGAATTCGCCGATTAAAAATAGAGCCACTCACCAAAGAGACGTTTGCAGAATTTGGAGACGTTATTGAAGTCGAAAACAGCGACTACTTTATGATCAATAACGGCTCAACCCGTCGTTACCACAAGCTAGCGAGCACAGACGTGCAAGATCAAGGTGGTGAAGCCATCATCAGTATCTTTCAGGCCACGCCGCTGAGTTACCCTCTAACGATAAAAATGCTGGAACGTCATCCGCTTGGCTCACAGGCCTTTGTTCCGTTGCTTGGGCAACCTTATTTAATTGTTGTTGCACCGAAAGGAGATGACCCGCAGTTGTCGCAAAGCCGTGCCTTTATCAGCAATGGCCGACAAGGTGTCAATTACCACAAAGGTGTTTGGCACCATCCGGTGTTGGCGCTGACCGAGCGTGATCAGTTTTTGATCGTCGATCGAGGTGGTGAAGGGCATAACTGTGATGAAGTGTTTTTCGACACTGATTTGGTCTCTCTGCATCTGGAAGATATTCCAGGCAACAACAGCACGGATGAAGAGCAACGCATGGACAAGCGTTGTAATGCTGGCACTGACCATCAGAGGGTTCCCTTGTGA
- the alc gene encoding allantoicase, producing MSLDFEQYINLADDKLGAQAIYATDDFFADKSRLLRREAPEWKEGVYDDNGKWMDGWESRRKRGEGYDYCVIRLGLAGTIAGVDIDTSFFTGNFPPSASIDACYSPDGDPTDATEWQEILPSMSLQGDHHHLEQIESDEVFTHLRLNIYPDGGVARLRVYGRPSVDWDRIDAQQKVDLAAVENGGRALACSDEHYGNKSNILGPGRGENMGDGWETARRRTPGNDWVIVALGHAGNIERVVVDTAHFKGNFPDSCSIQAAYVKGGTDDQVATQSLFWRELLPAQKLKAHDIHEFVSEVNELGAVTHVRLNIFPDGGISRLRLFGTKAE from the coding sequence ATGTCCTTAGATTTTGAACAATACATTAACCTTGCTGATGACAAACTGGGCGCACAAGCTATCTACGCGACCGATGATTTCTTTGCGGATAAAAGCCGCCTTTTACGCCGTGAAGCGCCGGAGTGGAAGGAAGGTGTTTATGACGACAATGGAAAATGGATGGATGGCTGGGAAAGCCGCCGTAAGCGTGGCGAAGGCTACGACTATTGTGTGATTCGTCTAGGCTTAGCTGGCACGATTGCAGGCGTTGATATCGATACCTCTTTCTTTACGGGTAACTTCCCACCATCAGCATCCATCGATGCGTGTTACTCACCTGACGGTGACCCAACGGATGCCACTGAGTGGCAAGAAATTCTGCCGTCAATGAGCTTGCAAGGCGACCATCATCACCTTGAGCAAATTGAAAGCGACGAAGTGTTCACTCACTTACGTCTTAACATCTATCCAGATGGCGGTGTTGCACGTCTTCGTGTTTACGGCCGACCCAGCGTGGATTGGGACCGCATTGATGCTCAGCAGAAAGTGGACTTAGCCGCTGTTGAAAATGGCGGTCGTGCGTTGGCATGTAGTGACGAGCACTACGGTAATAAATCAAACATTCTTGGCCCTGGCCGAGGTGAAAATATGGGTGATGGCTGGGAAACCGCACGCCGACGCACGCCGGGGAATGACTGGGTGATCGTTGCACTTGGGCACGCCGGTAATATCGAACGTGTTGTGGTGGATACAGCGCACTTTAAAGGCAACTTCCCAGACAGCTGCTCTATTCAGGCGGCCTACGTTAAAGGTGGCACAGATGATCAGGTGGCGACACAAAGCCTGTTCTGGCGTGAACTTTTGCCAGCACAGAAGCTCAAGGCACACGACATTCATGAGTTTGTCTCTGAAGTGAATGAACTGGGTGCTGTGACGCACGTTCGTCTGAATATCTTCCCGGATGGTGGTATTAGCCGCCTGCGTTTATTTGGAACTAAAGCGGAATAA
- the uraD gene encoding 2-oxo-4-hydroxy-4-carboxy-5-ureidoimidazoline decarboxylase, whose protein sequence is MTEFRTCKPSEMARAEFVSHFGDVYEHSPWVAETVYDKGLSVDDNKIEHLHQRMAETLLGAEKAQQLDLINAHPDLAGRAAVNGELTAASTAEQAGAGIDQCSAEEFEKFTTYNNSYKSRFNFPFIMAVKGANRYQILESFEMRLGNDSETEFATAIQEINKIALFRLRDM, encoded by the coding sequence ATGACCGAATTTCGTACCTGTAAACCATCGGAGATGGCTCGCGCGGAATTTGTCTCGCATTTTGGTGATGTGTATGAGCACAGTCCATGGGTCGCTGAAACTGTATATGACAAAGGGCTGAGCGTCGACGATAACAAGATTGAACATCTGCATCAGCGTATGGCTGAAACTTTACTGGGTGCAGAGAAAGCACAGCAATTGGATTTAATTAACGCTCACCCGGATCTAGCCGGTCGTGCAGCCGTCAATGGGGAACTGACCGCCGCCTCTACTGCTGAACAAGCAGGGGCGGGCATTGATCAATGCTCTGCGGAAGAGTTCGAGAAATTTACCACTTATAACAACAGCTACAAAAGTCGCTTCAACTTTCCCTTCATCATGGCAGTGAAAGGGGCCAATCGTTACCAAATTCTTGAGTCGTTCGAGATGCGATTAGGAAATGATAGTGAAACTGAGTTTGCTACTGCGATTCAGGAAATCAACAAGATTGCCTTGTTTCGCCTACGAGATATGTAA
- the puuE gene encoding allantoinase PuuE: MDKDYSRDLVGYGANPPHPKWPGGARIAVSFVLNYEEGGERCLLHGDDESEAFLSEIPAAQPIKGERHISMESIYEYGSRAGVWRVLRLFDEYEIPLTVFAVAMAIERHPDVAKAMVHAGHEICSHGYRWIDYQYMDESQERDHMVKAIEIIKAITGSRPLGWYTGRTGPNTRRLVAEEGGFLYDSDAYDDDLPYWHTEAGRPQLVIPYTLDVNDMRFATAQGFNSGEQFFQYLKDTFDTLYEEGEVAPKMMSVGLHCRLVGRPGRLASLKRFLDYVKQHDDVWLCRRIDIARHWHEHHPYTPKKEK, translated from the coding sequence ATGGATAAGGATTATTCACGAGATCTTGTTGGCTATGGGGCAAATCCTCCCCACCCCAAATGGCCGGGCGGTGCTCGTATCGCAGTGTCATTTGTGTTGAATTATGAAGAAGGCGGTGAGCGCTGCCTGTTGCACGGAGATGATGAGTCCGAAGCTTTTCTATCTGAAATTCCAGCAGCTCAGCCGATCAAAGGTGAGCGCCATATCAGTATGGAATCTATCTATGAATATGGTAGTCGTGCTGGCGTATGGCGCGTATTACGCCTGTTTGATGAATACGAAATCCCCTTAACTGTTTTTGCGGTGGCGATGGCGATTGAACGACACCCAGATGTAGCAAAGGCTATGGTGCATGCGGGTCATGAAATTTGCAGCCATGGTTATCGCTGGATTGATTATCAGTATATGGATGAGTCACAAGAGCGTGACCACATGGTAAAAGCGATTGAAATCATCAAAGCAATCACAGGTAGCAGACCACTTGGTTGGTATACTGGTCGAACTGGGCCAAACACCCGTCGTTTAGTGGCGGAAGAAGGTGGATTCTTATACGACTCCGATGCCTATGATGACGATTTGCCGTACTGGCACACCGAAGCGGGTCGTCCGCAACTGGTGATCCCATACACTTTGGATGTCAACGACATGCGTTTTGCTACTGCTCAGGGATTCAACTCTGGCGAGCAATTTTTCCAGTACCTGAAAGATACGTTTGACACTCTCTATGAAGAGGGTGAAGTGGCACCGAAGATGATGTCGGTTGGGTTGCATTGTCGCTTGGTTGGCCGACCTGGCCGTCTGGCCTCACTCAAACGCTTTCTTGATTATGTAAAACAGCACGATGATGTGTGGCTATGTCGCCGCATTGATATTGCTCGACACTGGCATGAACACCACCCATACACACCAAAAAAGGAGAAGTAA
- the uraH gene encoding hydroxyisourate hydrolase produces MGKLTTHVLDTMHGLPGADIKVELFRVEDDNLTKIKTVTTNFDGRTDSPVLEGEAFELGKYQLVFHVADYFRNKDVDLGEIAFLDDVVIRFGLNEKHAHYHVPLLVSPYSFSTYRGS; encoded by the coding sequence ATGGGAAAACTAACCACACACGTATTGGATACAATGCATGGCCTGCCAGGAGCAGACATCAAAGTTGAACTGTTCCGAGTGGAAGATGACAACCTTACCAAGATTAAAACGGTTACCACCAACTTCGATGGCCGTACTGACTCGCCTGTATTAGAAGGCGAAGCTTTTGAACTTGGTAAGTATCAGCTTGTTTTTCACGTTGCTGATTATTTCCGCAATAAGGATGTCGATCTCGGAGAGATTGCTTTCCTTGATGATGTTGTGATCCGTTTCGGGTTGAATGAAAAACACGCCCATTATCACGTTCCGTTATTGGTTTCCCCTTATAGCTTCTCGACCTATCGAGGCAGTTAA
- a CDS encoding NCS2 family permease: MNESKAEVLNTEGQPSGFLERFFKLKAHGTSVKSEMVGGITTFATMAYIIFVNPQIMAASGMDSGAVFVATCIGAAIGCLLMGLFANWPVGLAPGMGLNAFFSFTVVSEMGYSWEVALGAVFLSGILFVGMSFYKIRQWIIESIPESLRFSMTAGVGLFLGLIGLKTAGIVVENPATLVSLGDFTKPDAMLAAIAFLIIAVLSERKVFGAVLIGILSVTLIGMMLGLVHYNGFFSAPPSIAPTFMAMDISGAFNISMVSVILAFLFVNMFDTAGTLMGVAERAHLINKETGKIEGLSKALKADSISSVAGACVGCPPVTSYVESAAGVAAGARTGLSAIVVAVLFLAAIFLSPLAGMIPSYATAGALIYVAFVMMSSMQHVDWKDFTNGAPAAITALMMPLTFSIANGIALGFITYTVLKVATGKTKDVSISMYILTVIFVAKLIYI; encoded by the coding sequence ATGAATGAAAGCAAAGCAGAAGTGCTCAATACCGAAGGTCAACCTAGTGGCTTTTTAGAGCGTTTTTTCAAATTAAAAGCCCATGGAACCAGTGTCAAAAGCGAAATGGTCGGGGGGATCACCACTTTTGCCACTATGGCGTACATCATTTTTGTCAACCCTCAGATCATGGCTGCTTCTGGAATGGATTCAGGCGCCGTATTCGTTGCCACCTGTATTGGTGCCGCCATCGGTTGTTTGCTGATGGGGCTATTTGCCAACTGGCCTGTTGGCCTCGCGCCGGGTATGGGTCTCAACGCGTTTTTCTCGTTTACCGTCGTCAGTGAAATGGGCTATAGTTGGGAAGTCGCACTCGGTGCCGTTTTCCTCTCCGGTATCCTGTTTGTCGGAATGAGCTTCTATAAGATTCGTCAGTGGATCATCGAAAGTATCCCGGAAAGCTTGCGCTTCTCTATGACTGCTGGTGTCGGACTATTTCTCGGTCTGATTGGTCTTAAAACTGCAGGCATTGTCGTCGAAAACCCAGCAACTTTGGTCTCACTGGGCGATTTCACTAAACCAGATGCTATGCTCGCTGCCATTGCATTCCTGATCATCGCTGTGCTCAGCGAACGTAAAGTCTTCGGTGCAGTTCTGATCGGCATTCTGAGTGTTACTCTGATCGGTATGATGCTAGGGCTGGTGCATTACAACGGCTTCTTCTCTGCACCACCAAGTATTGCGCCAACCTTTATGGCCATGGACATTTCTGGCGCATTTAACATCTCAATGGTAAGCGTGATTCTGGCCTTCTTGTTCGTTAACATGTTCGATACCGCTGGTACACTGATGGGTGTGGCAGAGCGAGCACACTTGATCAACAAGGAAACAGGTAAGATTGAAGGCTTAAGCAAAGCACTCAAAGCCGACAGTATCTCTAGTGTGGCAGGTGCGTGTGTAGGTTGTCCTCCGGTTACTAGCTACGTTGAAAGCGCCGCAGGTGTAGCTGCAGGTGCTCGTACAGGTCTGTCTGCCATAGTGGTTGCTGTTCTTTTCCTCGCGGCCATATTCCTATCGCCTCTGGCGGGGATGATCCCATCATACGCGACAGCTGGCGCACTGATCTATGTGGCCTTTGTGATGATGAGCAGCATGCAGCACGTCGACTGGAAAGATTTCACCAATGGCGCTCCGGCTGCGATTACCGCACTGATGATGCCACTGACCTTCTCGATTGCTAATGGCATCGCGTTAGGCTTCATCACTTATACTGTGCTCAAAGTTGCCACGGGTAAAACCAAAGACGTCTCTATCTCGATGTACATCCTGACAGTTATCTTCGTTGCCAAGCTAATTTACATCTAA